The proteins below come from a single Candidatus Hydrogenedentota bacterium genomic window:
- a CDS encoding PIG-L family deacetylase, producing the protein MCIGAHPDDPEVFAGGVMSLFARAGHDVLAVSLTNGDVGHHEMGGGALAIRRYEEAQRAAAIGGYRSLVLDNHDGELEVTLALRKEVVRLIRAHKADLVFTHRCNDYHPDHRYAAQLVQDAAFMVTVPHFCPDTPALRKNPIFMYLYDPFTNPSPFAADVAIPTDPVMDLKWRLLDAMDSQFYEWLPWLAGVADQVPPATDPKARRQWLEAFFSPELQEPLLHYKDCLRDWCGAAAETTRYAEVFQLCEYGRRADPDELKELFACTLKSDGASL; encoded by the coding sequence ATCTGTATAGGGGCGCATCCCGACGATCCTGAGGTTTTCGCCGGCGGTGTCATGTCGCTCTTTGCCCGTGCAGGTCACGACGTGCTCGCAGTATCCTTGACCAATGGCGACGTGGGGCATCACGAGATGGGCGGCGGCGCACTGGCGATACGACGTTATGAAGAAGCGCAGCGTGCAGCGGCGATCGGCGGTTATCGTTCCCTCGTCCTCGACAACCACGACGGCGAACTGGAAGTGACCCTTGCCCTGCGCAAAGAGGTGGTGCGCCTGATCCGCGCCCACAAAGCGGATCTGGTCTTCACCCATCGCTGCAACGATTATCATCCCGACCACCGCTATGCGGCGCAGCTGGTGCAGGATGCGGCGTTCATGGTGACGGTACCCCACTTTTGTCCAGACACGCCGGCACTGCGCAAGAATCCCATCTTCATGTATCTCTACGATCCCTTCACGAATCCGAGCCCTTTCGCCGCCGACGTTGCGATCCCCACAGATCCCGTCATGGATTTGAAATGGCGCTTGCTCGATGCCATGGATTCCCAGTTTTATGAATGGCTTCCTTGGCTCGCCGGAGTGGCAGATCAGGTGCCGCCTGCCACGGATCCTAAGGCGCGCAGGCAATGGCTCGAAGCCTTCTTCTCGCCTGAGCTGCAAGAACCGCTCCTTCACTACAAGGACTGCCTCCGTGACTGGTGCGGTGCCGCGGCAGAGACAACCCGTTATGCAGAAGTATTTCAGCTTTGCGAATATGGCCGACGTGCAGACCCGGACGAACTCAAAGAACTCTTTGCCTGTACCTTAAAAAGCGATGGAGCCTCCTTATGA